TTCGATTTGGCAGTGAGTTACGCCCGCCAGCGCCACCAGTTCGGCCAGCCTATCATCGCGTTCCAGGCGGTCCAGCACATGCTGGCGGACATGGCCACGCAGATCGAAGCGGCCCGCGCCCTCATCTACAGCGTGGCGCGCTACATCGACTCTGGGGCCACCGACATCAGCAAGGTCTCAGCAATGACCAAGGTCTTTGCCTCCGATGTGGCCATGAAAGTGACCACCGATGCGGTGCAGATCTTTGGCGGCTACGGCTACATGCGCGAATACCCCATCGAAAAGTACATGCGCGACGCCAAGATCACCCAGATCTACGAAGGGACCAACCAAATCCAGCGCAACGTCATCGGGCGGAGCCTGATCCGCGAGAGCGCCAAGCACGCCCGCGCCTAAGGTGCCGTGCCTTCTACTCCTTTAAGCCGCAAGGAGGCCGGAGCGCACGATCTGGCCAACAGAAGATGCCCGCTTCACACACGTTGAGGCGGGCATTCGTGTTCCAGTGGTTCTGGGGGTGGCTGAGAACGCGGGCAGAGGGCCGCATGGGCGTAGCCAGGCGGATGAATGGGTTCCAATTGTGCACTTTGCAGGCCTCAGCATAAGGGCGCTCCTCCCGGCAGGGACGTCCACGCTCAAAGTCTTTCCTGACTGGGAGCCCACCTGGTAGTGGCCTCCCCGGCCCCGGCAGCGGCCCGCGCGTCCTCTCGCCGTGCCTCGCACGTGGGCGCCGTAATGCGGGTGCCTGTCGATGCCCTTCCGACGGCCGTCCAGTCAGGCCAGCGAAAAAGGTTGACTGTAATGTCGCGATTGCATATATTGCAAAAAGAGGACGAAGGCCTTATGAGTGAAGTCACAACAGCCGATGCGGACGTCTACTTGACCGTGGATCGGCCTACAGAGTTCGAGACAAAGGTCAAGGGTTCGCGCTTCATCGGCTGGGCGCGGCCGGTGGAGGATGGCGCCCAGGCCGAGGCCGTGCTGGCCGAGGTGCGGCGCACTTTCCACGATGCCACCCATCACTGCTACGCGTTCCGCATTGGGTGGGGCCCGACTTTGGTGCTGCGCGCGAGTGATGGGGGTGAACCCGCGGGCACCGCAGGCAGGCCTATCCTCAGTGCCATCGAAGCAAGGGGGCTGACCAATACCATTGTCGTAGTCACTCGCTACTTTGGTGGCGTCAAGCTGGGCATGGGCGGACTGGCAAGGGCTTACGGCCAATGCGCCGCAGAAACGCTCCAGCGTGCGGGTGTGCGTCGGTGTTATGTCACGCGGCGGCTGGTGGTCAGGGCCCCTCATGCGCTGCACGGCGCCCTAGTTCACCTTGTGAGGCAGTTGCAAGGCGAGGTGGTTGCCAGTACCTTCGCCCAAGAGGCCACTCTGGTGGTGACGGTGCGGGCAAGTCGCCGGGAAGAGTTTGCGCAGCGTGTTGCCGAGCTTTCCGCCGGCCAGGCCACCGTGCGCGAGGCGTAGGGGGAACGAGTGCGGTGTCAATAGCGGGTTTGTTCATAGCGCTGGCGCTGAGCGCCTTTTTCTCGGGGGCCGAGGCGGCCTTTGTCGCCGCCGATCGCATCCGCTGTGAGATCGCCCTGCGGACCGGCAAGCGTGGAGCGCGCCTGGCCTGCGGGTTTGTGCACAACCCTGAGCGCTTCATATTCACCACCCTGGTGGGGAACAATGCGGCCACCGTGGTGTTCTCGGCGCTGGCAGCGCTCCTTTTGGAACCCCACCTTTCGCCGGGTACCATCATCGTCGCCTCTGCGGCAATCTTGCTTCTCCTGGGCGAGATTGCCCCAAAGACCCTTTTCCGGGAGCGGGCGCAGCAGGCAGTCCGCACAGTGGCGTACCCCTTGCGTGTTTTCGAGCTGCTCCTCTGGCCGGTCAATTTTCTATTGCAGCGGGCTGTGTTGGCTCTTGTGGGTCCAAAGGCAGCTGACGCGCGGGCTACCTATGCGCTCTTCTCGCGCAAGGACCTGGCGGTGCTGTTGCGCGAAAGTTTTGCCGCCGGTACGATTGCAGAGCATGAAGGGGAGATGATTTCGCGCCTGTTGCGGCTGACAACGCGTCCGGTGCGCGCGATCATGGTGCCGCGCGTCGACATGGTGGCGCTCCCCATCGAGGCGGGGGTGGAGCAGGCGCAGCGGCTGTTCAGGCAGTCGGGCTACAGCCGGTTGCCGGTCTACCAGGGCACGCTGGACAACATCAAGGGGGTGGTCCACGTGCGAGATCTGCTGAGCAGGCCCGCTTCCCTGGCAAGCATCGTGCGGCAGGTAATCTTCGTGCCAGAGATGAGCCCGTGCTACCGGTTGTTGCTTGAATTCCGTCGCGCGGGAGTGGCGGTGGCCGTGGCGGTGGACGAATACGGCGGCACCGCAGGAATGGTCACCCTCGAAGACGTGCTGGAGGAGCTTTTCGGCGAGATCGAAGACGAACATGATGAGGGTCAGCCCTTGTGGCGGCCTCTTGCCGACGGCGACCTTTGGGTGGACGGCACCTTGAGCGTCGAAGAGCTGGGAGACCTTCTGGGCTGGAGGTTTCCGCGGGGACAGCACAGGACGGTCGCCGGCCTCATTATCTCCCACACCGGTCGCATACCCCACCGCGGCGAGGTGGTGGAGGTGGGTCGGTTCCAGTTTCAGGTGGTGCGCGCCACGCGGAGGCGAGTTCTCTCCCTCAGGGTGCGCCGTGCCGAACCGCCGGCTCATCGATCCTGAAGAAGAGGGACGCGCCCTTCTTCCCGAGAATGGCGTTCCGCTTCGCGGCCAATAGAGAGCGGCACCGGCTTAGCCTCCGCGCTTCTCCCGTCTGCAAGCGAGCCGGCTGGCGGGAAAGAAATTTGTTTTCTCTTGCCACTTTGCATCGATTTTTGTATACTTTTACGGAGGTCGCGGCCGTGATTGGCAGAGGTCGCCGGCAATGCGGCTGGTCGTTGCAAAGACCCTCGCTAAGAGTGGCGAGGTGAAAGAGCTCGTGTGGTGCCCCCCCGACGGAGTGGGGAGCGCCGCGGGCGGATAGCGCGCATACAGGGTAGGCAGAGGCCTGGGCCTGCGGTGCCGGAAGGCGCCGTGCGTCCAGGCCTGTCTGTTTCTGGGCGGAGCCCTCCTTTGGGTGGGTTCGTGGTGGTGGTTCCATTGAGCATCATGAACTCGAGCCGAGGAGGGCACGCGATGAAGACGAGGTTGGTGTATTTCGGGGCGGGCTGCTTAGCGCTGGGACTGGTGCTGTGGCTGGCCTGCGGGGAGAGGATTGCGGGGGAGAGCGGCGTTTTGGAGAAAGAGACGGCGGTCGGGGATCAAAAGGTTCTGACCCGGCTGTGCTGTAATAATATCTTCCCCTCGGAGCACAACCCGCCTTGAGCGGAGGCGGGGATGCAGTGTGGGGGGCCGCCTGATTATGTGATCAGCTGTGAGACCTGCGCGAGATACTGGTCGGCTTACGGGGAGAACCCTACAGAAATGTGCCAGTACCTTCCGGGCCAACCGCCCCTTCCGGATGTCCCCGTGCCGGCAGACTTTCGCGTGCGCGTCAGCGGTGGATACCCACAGATCGTCTGGTCGTGGTACTACGTGCATACCTATTCTATCGAGCGGAAGATCGGCAGCGGCACGTGGACGGTGGTGGCAACCTTAACTGGGCCGGAACAGGAGTCGTGGACTGACTATTCGGTCACCATCCCAGACCCCAAGGGTAGAATAATCTGGTATCGGATGAGGGGCCGCGTTTACGGGACATACTCCTCGTATACCGAGGAGGTTCAAGCCATGCCACAAGAGCACCGCGTATTGCCTTAGGACATGCTTTGTGCTCACCGGCAGAACTGGGCACGTCGGAGGGCCGGTTCAAGGATCAGCGAGCGCTGCAGCGATTGCGGAACTGCGGCGGGCAAATGTGCTCCCCCGTTGGCGCTTCCACTGGGATTGCGCTGTGGAAGGCGGCGCGTGAGAGGCGAGGGAAGAGGGAGAACTCCAGGGGCGGCAGGCGGTCTGTGCCAAATCTTCCACAGGTGACCCGAACAGAGATTGCGCATGCGGTGGAAGGGTTCGACGGTGAGGTGCCTGGCGTTGCGCAGCGGTGAGCCAGCGCAAGGAGGAGGGTTAGCCCATGAGGAGAACGCTAGTGCTGTCTTGTTACCTTGCGGGTTTCACTCTCGGGGGAGCCATTGCGGGGCGGTTGTACGCACAGTCGTGGGAATTTCGACGTTTGGAGCTTGCTTCCAACTGTACAGCGGTGGACGCGGTCGATAGCAGCACAGTCTTCTTTTACGGCGTGGAAAAGGCGAGCGGTCGGCCCGCCGTTTTTCGCACCACAGATGGCGGAATCAGGTGGGACGTGTTCCCGTGGGATGACTGGGCAATCTATGACCTGTCCGCAACGGATTCTGTGCACGTTTGGGCTGTGAACATATGGAGGGTGTACCATAGCAGTGACGGTGGCAGGACTTGGCAAATTCAATTTGACGCATCCGCGGATACGAGCATCACTGACTTTCTTAACTACGTGGAGATGTTCGATCCACTTCATGGCGTGGTGGTCGGCGATGCACCGGCTCGCGCCCCACTGCCGGTCCTGCTTACCGCCGACGGTGGGAAGACTTGGCAGCAGCGCAACCAATCCCATTTTGTCGGCGCCCACCTCAGAGATCTTTGGCGAGGTGTGGATTTCCTGTCCCCTATGGTTGGCTACATAGGGTACGGATATTTTGGCGTACCCTTAGATACCCTCTACATGCACAGGACGGTGGATGGGGGTGCTTCGTGGGAACCGCTTCCCTTGGCCGTCGGCGACTTTACCTTGGTGCGCTTCTTTGATGAGACGTTGGGGCTGGCCGCCTGGAAAGGTGATCGGCCTGTGTACATGACAAAAGATGGAGGTCTCACCTGGGTGGCCCACCAGCCGTCACTTGGAGATAGATGGTTTGCGGATCTTGAGTTTCTGCCAGAGGATCCCTCTATAGTCCTGGCAGCCTTATCACCGACGGACTGGCGAAACCCAGACGATATACTTGCGGTCAGCAGCGACACAGGAAAGACCTGGAACGTTCTTCGCACCCCGTCCATTGGTCACCCGCAAGATTTGGAAATGGTGGACTCGGTGCATGGGTATGCGGTTGGCGACCGGGGGGTGCTGTGCATCAGTCGGGTGGGCTCCGGTGTCATGAACCCACGAACTGGCGCAGTACCTCCTGCTGAGTTCTTTCTCCGGCCCAACCGACCCAATCCCTTCGCGGAGGTCACTAACATAACGGTCGATCTCACCAGGCCGCAACCTGTTACCGTTGAAGTGTTTGACGTCCAGGGGCGAAGGGTGGCTACTATCGTGAAGGGCGAGCTCCTGGAGACGGGTACCCACACCTTCTATTTTGTGGCAAACAAACTCCCCAGCGGGGTTTACCTCTGTGTGGGCAAAGCGGGTTCCACCCAGGTGACGCGGCGCATGGTCCTGCTGAGGTAAACGCTCCACGAAGACGTGCGGAGGCGGCTGGGGGGCATCGTTCCCCGGGCGCCCTGGTGGGCCTAGTTGGCGGGCCCGGATTTGCACGGGCGTACCGGCGAGTAGCCTGCTGCTGCGCGGAGGAACCTCCATGATGGAGGGGGTGGCGTAACAAGGTCTGCCACAGGCAGGTCCCGCACGAGCCCGTTCGTCAAGGCACGGGAGAATAGCAGACTATACCGGAGGCTGAGGTGCAATGCCCCGCAGGCGTCCCGGTTCTACCGAGGGGCGTGCGGGGGGAACTCAAGAGGCGGGCTCGCCTGCAAAGCAGCGGCGGGACTGAGAAACCAGCGTGAGGACCGCTTGTTTCACACCATATGGTGTCGCGAGGGAAGATTCCCTGCTGATGTCCACAAGAGTTTCTTCTTGACAGTTTCGTCAGATTCTGTTATGATTTTGGCGTCATCGGTGGCACCGCGCCCGGCCCGCTTTTGGGGGCGGGGCACAGAACTCTGGGGCAATGAGGTTGGTGTCGGAGAGGTGCCTCGCTGGGAGACGCGAGGTGAAAGAGGTCGCACGCTGCGCCCCGACGGAGTGGGGAGTGCGGCGGGCGGATAGCGTGCATACAGGGTAGGCAGAGGCCTGGGCCTGCGGTGCCAGAAGGTGCCGCGCGTCCAGGCCTGCGTGTTTCTGGGCGGAGCCCTCCTTTGGGTGGGTTCGTGGTGGCGGTTCCATTGAGCATCATGAACTCGAGCCGAGGAGGGCAAGTCATGAATACGAGATTGGCGAACGCAGGGCTGGCCTGCCTGGTGGTGGGATTGGTCCTGTGGCTGGCGTGGGGGTGTCTTTTCTATACTGGGTGCGCCCGAGACATTAGCGGACCGGGCGAGGCCAGGCACTCCGATGGAGGGGTTCCACAAGCAGAGAGCGAGCGCTTAGCGGGTGGCGGGGAAACGGGGGACGGCACCGGCTCTGATCAGGTCCCAGAGAGCGGAACGAGGGACGAGGAGGAATGGGAGTACGAGGATCAGATAGAAGAGGACGGGGTGTCTATTGACGCAAAGGGATACATCTTGGACGAGACGGTGCCAGGGGGTCTGCCTACCCTGTTCTTCTGTGCGCTTACCAGAGCATCGCAACCGATTTTCTTCTTGGACGTGAGTGCTACAGCGACGTGGCGGCCTCACGGGGGAGGGAGTTGGTCTCCACTGTGGAGTGATCGTGACTTCGGATTCTGGGTCTCTGAGGTCAGTGTCGACGCTCAGTTCTCCAAGAAGATGGCCTGGACCGGGCACCTCGAAGGTGCCCACGGGTGGCAATTGAGGCAATACGGTGTGCCGCAATATGTCTACGGACAGTGTGAAAGGACGGCCTTCTTCCTGGAGGAAAAAATTGGCTGGTAGACGTAGCAGGGAGGGGGCCATTGTGCTCCCCCTCCCCACGAGGCGGGGAATGGCCGCATTGTTGGCCATACCGGTAGCGCTCCTGGCGTACAGCGACCAAGGGGCGCAGGATTGGAGCGCCCCAGAGGTGCTCCTGGAATGGCCGCGTCCATTCTCCGCACTGGCTGCAGGCGTAGACTGGAGCAACACCGTGTACCTCGTGTGGCCGAACTTGGTCACGGATCAGCATTCCCACCTGCTTCATTACTATCGCACGGGTGTGAGGGGATTGCCTGAGCCGGTGACTTTCACCTGGGATAGTACTAGAAGCCTGGTCATCTTTGCTGGCTCCGAGCCTACCTTTGGGAAGGATTTTGCTCCGCACGTGATCTGGCAAGACTGCCCGAGGGGCCGCCTTTTGGGCGCGTCCGAGATTTACTATAGCACGCTCAGGGATGATCGGTGGACACCGCCAGTGCCGTTGGTGCGGGGGGTGGGCGAGGACGCCATTGCGGGTAGGGTCTTACCGCTTCCTGGTGGCAGACTTGTGGCTTACTGGTTCACAATGTGGCCCAGAGCCCTTTGGTTTTCCTTGTGTGCCGACGGCCAATGGTCTCAGCCCTTCGTCTCTTTTCCGGCCCTGAGCCATGGGGTGGGCCAGGAGAGCGGGGGCATCGGCTATGCTGACGTGGCCCTGCGCTCCCAAGATAGCACCATCTGCACAGTGCTGATCGGCTGGACAGAGACAGACCTGCGCCAGAACCGCCACCCGGTGTACTACGCCGAGCAGACGATTTCGCACCTCGGGCGCACGGTGCCGCCGATGCGAGTGGTTCATGTTGCCCATCATGCTCTTCACCACCCGAAGCTGGCGCTAGCCCAAGATGGAAGCCGTTATGTTTTCTGGGCAGTGGCCGAGTCCAAGCTCGACCCGTGGTTATGGGGTTTGTACTACTGCTTTTCCGTCGACGGCAGTAGGTGGTCCGCGCCAAGAAGGATCTTTCCTAGGGTTTCATTTTCCTTAGTGACCCGGTGGGCCGAGGTTGATCCTTCGGGGGTCGTTCACGTGGTGATAGATGAACCTCTGAACGGCGCTGCCCACTACGTTTCCGTCTATCACGACGAGCTGAGCGAACCAGTCGCTCTGCCTTGGTATGGCAATGGGTGCCTGGCTCTCTTTATTGACCACAACAACCGCGAGCACCTTTTCTGGGGGGAGCCGAGCCCCGAAGATAGCACGCAGTGGCTGCTAAAGCACGTCTGGCGCCAGCTGGGTCCTTCCTCTGCGCGCCCGGTAGGCGAGCAACCTATTGGCCGGTGGCTGAAGGTTTCTGTTCACCCGAACCCGAGCAACGGTGCGTTTCGCCTGGTGGTGGAAGCAGAGCCGCCCGCTCCTGTGGAAGTGGTAATTTACGATGTGGTTGGGCGACAAATCGCGAGGGTGGCGCAGGAGGCTATCCAAAGCACGCGGAGCCTTCTGGTCTGGGACGGAGTGGACGCCAGCGGTTTGCCCGTTCC
This DNA window, taken from candidate division KSB1 bacterium, encodes the following:
- a CDS encoding IMPACT family protein gives rise to the protein MSEVTTADADVYLTVDRPTEFETKVKGSRFIGWARPVEDGAQAEAVLAEVRRTFHDATHHCYAFRIGWGPTLVLRASDGGEPAGTAGRPILSAIEARGLTNTIVVVTRYFGGVKLGMGGLARAYGQCAAETLQRAGVRRCYVTRRLVVRAPHALHGALVHLVRQLQGEVVASTFAQEATLVVTVRASRREEFAQRVAELSAGQATVREA
- a CDS encoding hemolysin family protein, which produces MSIAGLFIALALSAFFSGAEAAFVAADRIRCEIALRTGKRGARLACGFVHNPERFIFTTLVGNNAATVVFSALAALLLEPHLSPGTIIVASAAILLLLGEIAPKTLFRERAQQAVRTVAYPLRVFELLLWPVNFLLQRAVLALVGPKAADARATYALFSRKDLAVLLRESFAAGTIAEHEGEMISRLLRLTTRPVRAIMVPRVDMVALPIEAGVEQAQRLFRQSGYSRLPVYQGTLDNIKGVVHVRDLLSRPASLASIVRQVIFVPEMSPCYRLLLEFRRAGVAVAVAVDEYGGTAGMVTLEDVLEELFGEIEDEHDEGQPLWRPLADGDLWVDGTLSVEELGDLLGWRFPRGQHRTVAGLIISHTGRIPHRGEVVEVGRFQFQVVRATRRRVLSLRVRRAEPPAHRS
- a CDS encoding T9SS type A sorting domain-containing protein: MRRTLVLSCYLAGFTLGGAIAGRLYAQSWEFRRLELASNCTAVDAVDSSTVFFYGVEKASGRPAVFRTTDGGIRWDVFPWDDWAIYDLSATDSVHVWAVNIWRVYHSSDGGRTWQIQFDASADTSITDFLNYVEMFDPLHGVVVGDAPARAPLPVLLTADGGKTWQQRNQSHFVGAHLRDLWRGVDFLSPMVGYIGYGYFGVPLDTLYMHRTVDGGASWEPLPLAVGDFTLVRFFDETLGLAAWKGDRPVYMTKDGGLTWVAHQPSLGDRWFADLEFLPEDPSIVLAALSPTDWRNPDDILAVSSDTGKTWNVLRTPSIGHPQDLEMVDSVHGYAVGDRGVLCISRVGSGVMNPRTGAVPPAEFFLRPNRPNPFAEVTNITVDLTRPQPVTVEVFDVQGRRVATIVKGELLETGTHTFYFVANKLPSGVYLCVGKAGSTQVTRRMVLLR